In a single window of the Paenibacillus sp. MMS20-IR301 genome:
- a CDS encoding ABC transporter permease subunit: MIQARRKPWSRFKRDFELYLFLLPIIILYLVFKYYPMYGVQIAFKDFSPSQGIWGSEWVGFQHFKDFFNSYNFWTIITNTLSLSFLSLLFGFPAPIIIAIMLNQMLGKTYKKFVQTVIYAPHFISTVVLVGMLNVFLSPNSGIVNHVITLFGGNPILFMADEGWFRPLYILSGIWQETGFATIIYLAALAGVNPELHEAAIVDGASKWKRVWYVDIPSILPTIVILLILALGNIMSIGFEKAFLMQSDLNYATSNIIPTYVYEMGIQKAQYSFSTAVGLFNSLINIILIFSVNRIAKKMTETSLW, translated from the coding sequence ATGATTCAGGCCAGACGTAAACCATGGAGCAGGTTCAAGCGTGACTTTGAGCTATACCTGTTTTTACTGCCAATCATTATTCTTTACCTTGTATTTAAATATTACCCGATGTACGGGGTGCAAATTGCGTTTAAGGATTTCTCACCAAGTCAGGGGATCTGGGGGAGTGAGTGGGTAGGCTTCCAGCACTTTAAAGATTTTTTCAATTCCTATAACTTCTGGACCATTATCACGAATACGCTATCGCTCAGCTTCCTTTCGCTGCTGTTTGGTTTCCCGGCGCCCATCATCATCGCCATTATGCTGAATCAGATGCTTGGCAAGACGTACAAGAAATTTGTACAGACCGTGATTTATGCTCCGCACTTTATATCTACTGTTGTGCTAGTCGGCATGCTTAATGTGTTCTTATCGCCAAACAGCGGCATTGTAAATCATGTTATTACCTTGTTCGGAGGCAATCCCATTCTGTTTATGGCGGATGAAGGCTGGTTCCGCCCATTGTATATTCTGTCGGGCATTTGGCAGGAAACAGGCTTCGCTACCATTATCTATCTTGCTGCACTGGCCGGGGTTAATCCTGAACTGCATGAGGCAGCCATAGTAGATGGGGCTAGTAAATGGAAGCGGGTATGGTATGTGGATATCCCGAGCATTCTGCCGACAATCGTTATCCTGCTGATTCTCGCACTCGGTAATATTATGAGCATCGGCTTTGAAAAAGCTTTCCTGATGCAGAGTGATTTGAATTATGCCACCTCCAATATTATCCCGACCTATGTATATGAAATGGGGATTCAAAAGGCTCAATACAGCTTTTCAACGGCAGTTGGCCTATTCAACTCCCTTATCAATATCATCCTGATCTTCAGCGTTAACCGGATCGCCAAAAAAATGACAGAAACCAGTCTCTGGTAA
- the ilvE gene encoding branched-chain-amino-acid transaminase, whose product MAEQWIYLDGQHVTKDNAKVSVFDHGFLYGDGIFEGIRIYNGNIFKCKEHLDRLYDSAKSIMLEIPLTYDEMLEAMAETIRLNDMRNGYIRLIVSRGPGNLGLDPRRCPKASVIIIVEQLAIYSEQAYLNGLRAVSVSQRRNLPDALNPKIKSLNYLNNILVKLQSNLAEADEAIMMNAQGYVTEGSGDNIFIIKRGVVYTPPCYLGALEGITRLAIIELCEKLGLPLKEEPFTMHDVYIADEVFFTGTAAEVIAAREIDGRIIGSGQAGPITLQLLEEFRNVVDKDGYKVWE is encoded by the coding sequence ATGGCTGAACAATGGATCTATCTGGACGGGCAACATGTAACGAAGGACAATGCAAAGGTATCCGTATTTGATCACGGCTTTTTATATGGGGACGGCATTTTTGAAGGTATCCGTATTTATAACGGCAATATCTTCAAATGCAAAGAGCATCTGGACAGGCTGTACGATTCGGCCAAATCCATCATGCTGGAGATTCCGCTCACTTATGATGAGATGCTGGAAGCTATGGCTGAAACTATCCGCCTGAACGATATGCGCAACGGATACATCCGCCTGATTGTTTCCCGCGGTCCCGGCAACCTGGGGCTTGACCCGCGCCGCTGTCCCAAAGCGAGTGTCATCATTATTGTAGAGCAGCTGGCGATCTACTCGGAACAGGCCTATCTGAACGGTTTGCGCGCCGTATCTGTATCCCAGCGCCGTAACTTGCCGGATGCGCTCAACCCTAAGATCAAGTCGCTTAACTACCTCAACAACATTCTGGTGAAGCTCCAGTCCAATCTGGCCGAGGCCGATGAAGCGATTATGATGAACGCCCAAGGGTATGTGACTGAAGGCTCGGGCGACAACATTTTTATCATTAAAAGAGGGGTAGTATACACGCCTCCTTGCTATCTGGGTGCGCTTGAGGGCATTACCCGGCTCGCGATCATTGAGCTGTGTGAGAAGCTGGGCCTGCCGCTTAAGGAAGAGCCGTTCACTATGCATGATGTGTATATTGCCGATGAGGTCTTCTTCACCGGTACGGCAGCTGAAGTTATTGCTGCCCGGGAGATCGACGGCCGGATCATCGGTTCAGGCCAAGCCGGGCCAATCACCCTGCAGCTGCTTGAAGAGTTCCGTAATGTGGTCGATAAAGACGGTTATAAAGTCTGGGAATAG
- a CDS encoding LysM peptidoglycan-binding domain-containing protein, with translation MKIHIVKQGDSLFALSQKYGVPLQKIIEANPQISNPDVLAVGDKVKIPAAPVPVPDNNNIYYKHTVKQGDTLWKLSKAWGITLKDMIDANPQLKNPNALMIGEVVNIPKKGNTAPIQAESVAAPAVIDKTAIGGKTYTGPIENPPAAVSPVAEAVPLPAPVPNKAPEVMPIQEITHESKSLFVQISVPAQEAMTYEMPKEAHKTKTEPAVFSENKPAQCEKSEGYPGLNENPYFMNCPPVYPVYEPMGMMDVNAAPNFIQPAAFMPDCPPPFIYPGSVYPANEYPGGWNGWNPNMAPDYNNMSMPAVSPVSDNASFVSPDYSSQPVNLPWPSCGCGGMHIQPYPYEQPMQPMYNTMPVYGMPQAGMVSPYMAGMNSMPNAVSPLYEQPMVSNIPPYPIYPVAENAVHNRVPEIQVPELAVQEQINQAEASPAKNVKGGSAKAAAKVKTSSQPAAPKAKSGSKSRTNTNSRSSAAKKNKNPWISN, from the coding sequence GTGAAAATACACATTGTGAAGCAAGGCGATTCGCTGTTTGCGTTATCGCAAAAGTATGGAGTGCCGCTGCAAAAAATAATTGAGGCTAACCCGCAGATCAGTAATCCTGATGTGCTTGCCGTAGGGGATAAGGTCAAAATACCTGCAGCCCCGGTACCTGTACCTGACAATAACAACATCTATTACAAGCATACCGTCAAGCAAGGTGATACCTTATGGAAGCTCTCCAAAGCATGGGGGATTACACTTAAAGATATGATCGATGCCAATCCGCAGCTTAAGAATCCCAATGCCCTGATGATCGGTGAAGTAGTCAATATTCCGAAGAAAGGGAACACCGCTCCTATCCAGGCTGAATCTGTAGCTGCTCCTGCAGTAATCGATAAAACAGCCATTGGCGGCAAAACCTATACGGGGCCAATTGAAAATCCGCCTGCCGCAGTATCGCCCGTTGCTGAAGCTGTTCCGCTTCCAGCGCCTGTTCCTAATAAGGCACCGGAAGTTATGCCCATTCAGGAAATCACCCATGAGTCCAAGAGCTTATTTGTGCAGATTTCTGTTCCTGCCCAGGAAGCAATGACGTATGAAATGCCTAAGGAAGCACACAAAACGAAGACAGAACCTGCAGTCTTCAGCGAAAATAAGCCAGCTCAATGTGAGAAGTCGGAGGGATACCCGGGACTAAACGAAAATCCGTACTTTATGAATTGTCCGCCGGTCTACCCTGTGTATGAACCGATGGGAATGATGGATGTAAATGCGGCCCCGAATTTCATTCAGCCGGCAGCATTTATGCCGGATTGCCCGCCACCGTTCATTTATCCGGGCAGCGTATATCCCGCGAATGAATATCCTGGCGGCTGGAACGGCTGGAATCCTAATATGGCTCCGGATTATAACAATATGTCTATGCCTGCTGTTAGTCCTGTCAGTGATAATGCTTCGTTTGTATCTCCTGATTACAGCAGCCAGCCGGTCAATCTGCCTTGGCCTTCCTGCGGATGCGGAGGAATGCATATTCAGCCTTATCCGTATGAGCAGCCTATGCAGCCTATGTACAACACTATGCCGGTCTACGGCATGCCGCAGGCAGGAATGGTGTCACCATATATGGCTGGGATGAATTCAATGCCTAATGCTGTATCCCCGCTATATGAGCAGCCTATGGTTTCGAATATTCCGCCATATCCAATCTATCCCGTAGCTGAGAATGCTGTCCATAACCGTGTGCCGGAAATTCAGGTTCCGGAATTAGCAGTTCAGGAGCAGATTAATCAAGCGGAAGCTTCACCGGCCAAGAATGTAAAAGGCGGGTCAGCCAAGGCAGCAGCTAAGGTGAAAACCTCAAGCCAGCCGGCAGCGCCTAAAGCCAAATCCGGCTCCAAGTCACGCACAAACACTAATAGCCGTTCAAGCGCAGCCAAAAAGAATAAAAATCCGTGGATCTCCAATTAA
- a CDS encoding LacI family DNA-binding transcriptional regulator: MTSIKDVANLAGVAVGTVSRVINNSGAVKPKTRKKVEEAIQELNYFPNEVARNFKMQKSKMVALLLPSIWNPFFSELAYYIEDELDREGFKLMLCNSGGKPEKELYYLEMLRQNKVAGIVGITYNDIENNVSNDIPIVSIDRHFNKKITCVTSDNYEGGRLALRELVKAGARKPAFMGSVTSVFSETMNRRQGFIHEAEALGIDYVIFEKPDPIMDTNAYINEFLKEHGDDVDGVFAITDMVAAHYIDEARRRGIRVPEDVKVIGYDGIQDNPYFHPILSTIRQPVEEMARMTIKLLYNKIEGIPLDRQVYRIPVMFKQGETT, encoded by the coding sequence ATGACAAGCATTAAAGATGTAGCTAACCTAGCCGGCGTTGCTGTAGGAACCGTATCCAGAGTCATTAACAACTCTGGCGCTGTGAAACCCAAGACACGCAAGAAAGTGGAGGAAGCCATACAAGAACTGAATTATTTCCCTAATGAAGTGGCCCGGAACTTTAAGATGCAGAAATCCAAGATGGTAGCTCTGCTGCTTCCGAGTATCTGGAATCCCTTCTTTTCAGAACTTGCCTATTACATTGAGGATGAATTGGACCGGGAAGGCTTCAAGCTCATGCTGTGCAACAGCGGTGGAAAACCTGAGAAAGAGCTATATTATCTGGAGATGCTCCGGCAGAATAAAGTAGCTGGTATTGTTGGCATAACTTACAACGATATCGAGAATAATGTAAGCAACGACATTCCGATTGTAAGTATCGACAGACACTTTAACAAGAAGATTACCTGTGTGACCTCAGATAATTATGAGGGAGGACGTCTTGCTCTAAGGGAGCTGGTGAAGGCGGGGGCCAGAAAACCGGCTTTCATGGGCAGCGTCACCTCCGTATTCAGCGAGACTATGAACCGGAGACAAGGATTCATTCATGAAGCGGAAGCATTGGGAATCGATTACGTGATCTTCGAGAAGCCGGACCCCATCATGGATACGAATGCCTATATTAACGAGTTTCTCAAGGAGCACGGCGATGATGTCGATGGCGTTTTTGCCATTACCGATATGGTGGCTGCACACTATATAGACGAAGCGCGCAGGCGCGGCATTCGTGTTCCTGAAGATGTGAAGGTGATCGGTTATGACGGTATTCAGGATAATCCCTATTTCCATCCGATTCTGTCCACGATTAGGCAGCCGGTGGAAGAGATGGCACGTATGACAATCAAATTGCTCTATAACAAGATTGAAGGGATCCCCTTAGACCGCCAAGTATACCGGATTCCCGTTATGTTCAAGCAAGGGGAAACGACATGA
- the thrB gene encoding homoserine kinase: MSIYGRSRVKVPASTANLGPGFDTLGMALPLYAWIEMEESAETVFHLYGDEMADLPRDKSNLLYRVAQMVFEEAGVQVPELSISMYSDIPLTRGLGSSASAIIGALAAANAMIGSPLDDAKLFDMATALEKHPDNVGASLFGGIITAVWDGEHADYIRIEPPQELEVLVIIPEFELETVKARKALPAEVTMGDAVHNISRTSMLTAALAAGRLDMVGRAMQDRLHQPYRAPLVPGMEKLLAEAPAHGALGIALSGAGPTLLCLVERREQRKQELERFLLATMQEQGISARTLWLTPCSSGVTAELLERNGMQNGSFLDMIKGELHS; the protein is encoded by the coding sequence ATGAGTATTTACGGAAGGTCTAGAGTTAAAGTCCCGGCCAGTACAGCCAATCTCGGCCCTGGATTCGATACACTGGGTATGGCCCTGCCGCTGTATGCCTGGATTGAAATGGAAGAGTCGGCGGAGACCGTATTTCACCTTTACGGTGATGAGATGGCCGACCTGCCCCGTGATAAAAGCAATCTGCTGTACCGGGTTGCCCAGATGGTCTTTGAGGAAGCGGGGGTTCAGGTCCCTGAGCTGTCCATTTCAATGTACTCGGATATTCCGCTGACCCGGGGCCTCGGCAGCAGTGCTTCAGCAATTATTGGCGCACTGGCCGCTGCAAATGCTATGATTGGTTCACCGCTTGATGATGCGAAGCTATTCGATATGGCTACTGCGCTTGAGAAGCATCCCGATAATGTCGGTGCCTCACTCTTCGGGGGAATTATCACGGCGGTCTGGGATGGTGAGCATGCCGATTATATCCGGATTGAGCCTCCGCAGGAGCTGGAAGTCCTTGTGATTATCCCTGAATTCGAACTGGAGACTGTCAAAGCGAGAAAGGCGCTGCCTGCTGAAGTTACTATGGGCGATGCTGTCCATAACATCAGCCGGACCTCGATGCTTACCGCCGCACTTGCAGCCGGCAGGCTGGATATGGTCGGGAGAGCTATGCAGGACCGGCTGCACCAGCCGTACCGTGCACCGCTCGTGCCCGGGATGGAGAAGCTGCTGGCCGAGGCGCCGGCGCATGGTGCCCTGGGGATCGCGCTTAGCGGAGCGGGCCCGACACTGTTATGCCTGGTTGAGCGGAGGGAGCAGCGGAAGCAGGAGCTCGAACGCTTCCTGCTTGCAACAATGCAGGAGCAGGGAATCTCTGCCCGCACCCTGTGGCTGACTCCTTGCAGCTCGGGTGTCACTGCAGAGCTGCTGGAAAGAAACGGGATGCAAAACGGATCATTTTTGGATATGATAAAAGGAGAATTACATTCATGA
- the pheA gene encoding prephenate dehydratase, protein MKSIAVLPLGSVSHEALLHLFDGKPVRIEHHKLISDVFLSTADGTTDYSVIPIENTIEGSVSLHIDWLINEVNLPMQAEWIFPSVQNLISNPREFTGEDGHKDYTKLVKILSHPVAMAQCLQFIRKAAPWAELESVGSTSEAVEIVKNNPGKGWAAIGTSLGAATHGLEVVERQITDHNNNYTRFVLVGPEKLELPRKSSGDKTSILVTLPEDFPGALHQVLAAFSWRKLNLSRIESRPTKKKLGTYYFYIDVLEPIESVLLPGAIEEIKALGCQVRVLGSYPTYTYEEEKAEVQ, encoded by the coding sequence ATGAAGTCAATAGCGGTATTGCCTTTGGGCTCGGTGTCGCATGAAGCGCTGCTGCATCTGTTTGACGGTAAGCCTGTCCGCATTGAGCATCATAAGCTGATCTCCGATGTCTTTCTGTCTACCGCGGACGGAACCACTGATTACAGTGTCATTCCGATCGAGAATACGATTGAAGGCTCGGTTAGTCTGCATATTGACTGGCTTATTAACGAGGTGAACCTGCCGATGCAGGCGGAGTGGATCTTTCCGTCGGTTCAGAATCTGATCAGTAATCCGCGGGAATTTACGGGTGAAGACGGGCATAAGGATTATACGAAGCTTGTCAAAATCCTCTCCCATCCGGTCGCCATGGCCCAGTGCCTGCAGTTTATCCGCAAGGCGGCACCGTGGGCTGAACTGGAATCTGTAGGAAGCACTTCCGAGGCTGTGGAGATTGTCAAGAATAATCCCGGCAAAGGATGGGCAGCCATCGGCACTTCACTCGGTGCAGCAACGCACGGGCTGGAGGTTGTGGAAAGGCAGATTACAGACCACAACAACAACTACACAAGGTTTGTACTGGTGGGTCCGGAGAAGCTGGAGCTTCCGCGGAAGAGCAGCGGGGACAAGACAAGCATTCTTGTAACGCTGCCTGAAGATTTCCCTGGTGCACTGCATCAGGTGCTGGCTGCATTTTCATGGCGGAAGCTGAATTTATCGCGGATTGAATCACGGCCGACGAAGAAGAAGCTGGGTACTTATTATTTCTATATTGATGTGCTGGAGCCTATAGAGTCGGTGCTGCTCCCGGGAGCGATCGAAGAGATCAAAGCCCTGGGCTGTCAGGTACGGGTTCTGGGGTCCTATCCCACATACACCTATGAGGAAGAGAAAGCGGAGGTGCAGTAA